In a genomic window of Cryptococcus depauperatus CBS 7841 chromosome 8, complete sequence:
- a CDS encoding 40S ribosomal protein S18-B: MSFAPLEAHQQFQHILRLLNTNVKGGGKIMYALTEIKGVGRRYANLVCKKADVDLNKRAGELNSDELERIVTIMQNPAQFKIPNWFLNRQRDIVDGKNHHILSNVIDQRLREDLERLKKIRSHRGLRHHWGLKVRGQHTKTTGRRVGRAVAGKK, translated from the exons ATGTCTTTCGCTCCCCTCGAAGCTCACCAGCAATTCCAG CATATCTTGCGTCTCCTTAACACCAACGTTAAGGGCGGCGGTAAGATCATGTACGCTCTCACCGAGATCAAGGGTGTTGGCCGCCGATATGCCAACTTGGTGTGCAAGAAGGCCGACGTTGACCTCAACAAGAG GGCTGGTGAACTCAACTctgatgagcttgagcGAATCGTTACCATCATGCAGAACCCTGCCCAATTCAAAATTCCCAATTGGTTCCTTAACAGGCAACGAGACATTGTCGACGGCAAGAACCACCACATTCTCTCCAACGTTATCGACCAGAGACTTCGTGAAGATCTTGAGAGGCTGAAGAAAATCAGATCCCACCGAGGTTTGAGGCACCACTGGGGTTTGAAGGTTAGGGGTCAGCACACCAAGACCAC CGGTCGTCGTGTCGGCAGGGCCGTTGCAGGCAAGAAATAA
- a CDS encoding 60S ribosomal protein L44, translating to MWSCIGSTSPSTYLQHYAEWADRTNQYWKSYGVLTTDSFSIRTRRTYCKNKACKKHTPHKVTQYKKGKDSLSAQGKRRYDRKQSGYGGQTKPVFHKKAKTTKKVVLRLECTVCKTKHQLALKRCKHFELGGDKKQRGAAISF from the exons atgTGGTCGTGTATAGGGTCAACAT CCCCAAGTACGTATCTTCAACATTATGCAGAATGGGCAGATAGGACGAATCAATACTGGAAAAGCTATGGAGTACTGACAACagattctttttcaattaGGACCCGACGAACTT ACTGCAAGAATAAGGCTTGCAAGAAGCATACCCCTCACAAGGTGACACAGTAcaagaagggcaaggatTCTCTATCTGCTCAAGGAAAGCGACGATACGACC GAAAGCAATCTGGTTACGGTGGTCAAACTAAGCCTGTGTTCCACAAGAAGGCAAAAACT ACCAAGAAGGTTGTCCTCCGTCTTGAGTGCACTGTCTGCAAGACAAAGCATCAGCTCGCCCTTAAACGATGCAAGCACTTTGAACTCGGTGGTGACAAGAAGCAGAGGGGTGCTGCTATCTCTTTCTAA